The Apus apus isolate bApuApu2 chromosome 20, bApuApu2.pri.cur, whole genome shotgun sequence genome includes a region encoding these proteins:
- the TTC34 gene encoding LOW QUALITY PROTEIN: tetratricopeptide repeat protein 34 (The sequence of the model RefSeq protein was modified relative to this genomic sequence to represent the inferred CDS: substituted 2 bases at 2 genomic stop codons), whose protein sequence is MSPQELAALLCEEGDHHLAQQELPVATAFYTAAFSCSAPTAVQKVNSLDKGLWEKVIATLEMWCKGKDQIPKIQSKNLAVVSLSVGIAAIFLTSLSPDSIVSSVYKMETLLGQGGSEEVVSRCNSLLKANPKHSMELLLLRALAWVLSGTEVRKGVAGYIQAFVMHRTEAVAYVCTRQREHLPQIIQAFSNYLSTCQNESPDGSSLDQWLGNSYDFLSAVAPGDIWVCRVQAAYLFKKSKFEECVAVCSKALKGFSADNNLRDGKALGLLLERAAAYFFLGGRMQEMMQDLVEAFAASPAQALTHFKELFSPHDTERIEEHARTVLEVKFAAYREAVRARTELRGSRGTELLPSVIQTVQFLIQICPGSKRELSVRLADCHLLHGQIRTALDICDHLLAAEQKTYYNTLLALRGFCCLHTHDHQQALQDFQKVIEHDSPHPNSCIKALCGRGLIRISGGSHYLTALDYITACQLKLEETIFTIKSYVPWNQRGLLLKVLQEEGQKMLQKKRXPGGSSTCGQKKKQRSGGPXSAKPVNAPGVYQLASLLVELDTSDEASRILCADALYQTGCVEEAHKLLLVALSRNPQRSPILARLALLQLKKGFMYDGNQLLKKVIRIGDTSCLLPIMDIFRDEDRKLMQTHCHFRALTILRDKQDEADIKEAIAYLSFAIIAAGGYAEDCLLIRAGCYGRLGQKKTAIFDFNAILKEDPRNMQALSGRGFIYLALKQQKEAVQDLISALKVEAGVVIPAILSLKHEAQGLVTQWLLQHGRTALTELLATKDLPKQETLRELLLVAKALIKICKDSQYHIFYTDVLIAKGKYEEARDHLREAFRHCPADDFATARLAVLQLKKRNMPVAAHSFSILAKRDERELGFLLNFIDAKQQQHLAQVAAQEGNVLMKEHRYEKALGYYTLAVLTSRDNPRYLRRRAACLTHLKKYHRAIKDMEKVIQRHGHNSLKTRVEDHCSQGHLLLLVAEEEAAVQQYIEALQLEESVALHSIMNGPGREILTKTFHKIAQYNFEMQHYEEAWKITDYGLKIDKNTELKKLKTRLKREASSCSIH, encoded by the exons ATGTCACCTCAGGAACTTGCTGCACTGCTCTGTGAAGAAGGGGACCACCATCTCGCCCAGCAGGAGTTACCAGTAGCCACTGCCTTCTACACAGCTGCCTTCAGCTGCAGTGCCCCCACAGCAGTACAGAAAGTGAACTCTTTAGACAAAGGGCTCTGGGAGAAAGTTATAGCcaccctggagatgtggtgcaAAGGCAAGGATCAGATTCCCAAGATCCAGAGCAAGAACTTGGCGGTTGTCTCCCTCAGTGTGGGAATAGCTGCCATCTTTCTCACCAGCCTCAGTCCCGACAGTATCGTATCCTCAGTCTATAAAATGGAGACCCTGCTCGGGCAAGGAGGCTCAGAGGAGGTGGTGAGTAGATGCAATTCCCTGCTCAAGGCTAACCCAAAGCATTCCatggaactgctgctgctgagggcgCTGGCTTGGGTGCTGTCAGGGACAGAAGTTAGGAAAGGAGTTGCAGGCTATATCCAAGCCTTCGTGATGCATCGGACTGAGGCAGTGGCCTATGTGTGTACCAGGCAAAGGGAACACCTACCACAGATCATCCAGGCCTTCTCTAATTATCTCTCAACTTGTCAAAATGAAAGCCCAGATGGCAGTTCCTTGGACCAGTGGCTGGGCAACTCCTATGACTTCCTGTCAGCAGTAGCCCCAGGTGATATCTGGGTTtgcagggtgcaggcagcttACCTcttcaagaaaagcaaatttgaGGAGTGTGTGGCAGTTTGTAGCAAGGCTCTGAAGGGCTTCTCAGCTGATAATAATCTCAGAGATGGGAAAGCCTTGGGTCTGCTCTTGGAACGGGCTGCTGCATACTTCTTTTTGGGTGGACGGATGCAGGAAATGATGCAGGATTTAGTAGAAGCCTTTGCAGCAAGCCCTGCCCAGGCACTGACACACTTCAAAGAGCTTTTTTCACCACATGACACTGAGAGGATAGAAGAACATGCTAGAACTGTCCTGGAGGTGAAGTTTGCAGCATATAGGGAGGCTGTGCGCGCTCGGACTGAGCTGAGAGGCAGTCGTGGTACTGAGCTGCTCCCTTCTGTTATCCAGACAGTCCAGTTCCTCATTCAGATCTGCCCAGGGTCCAAACGTGAGCTGAGTGTTCGGCTAGCAGACTGccacctcctgcatgggcagatcAGAACTGCCCTGGATATCTGTGACCACCTgttggcagcagagcagaaaacttACTACAACACTCTCTTAGCATTGCGAGGATTCTGCTGCCTTCACACTCATGACCATCAGCAAGCCCTACAGGACTTTCAAAAGGTCATTGAGCACGATTCCCCACATCCTAACAGCTGCATTAAAGCCTTATGTGGCCGTGGACTGATCCGGATTTCTGGTGGCAGCCATTACTTGACAGCTCTGGATTATATCACAGCTTGCCAattaaagctggaagaaacCATCTTCACAATCAAGTCCTATGTGCCGTGGAACCAAAGAGGACTGCTGCTGAAGGTTCTCCAAGAGGAAGGACAGAAGATGCTCCAGAAGAAGAGGTAGCCAGGAGGCAGTTCAACCTGtgggcagaaaaagaaacaga GATCTGGTGGGCCATGAAGTGCTAAGCCTGTTA ATGCCCCTGGGGTTTACCAGCTGGCTTCTCTCTTGGTGGAGCTGGACACTTCTGATGAAGCCTCACGGATCCTTTGTGCTGATGCCCTGTACCAGACGGGCTGTGTCGAAGAAGCCCACAAGCTCCTCTTAGTAGCACTCTCCAGAAATCCACAAAGGTCTCCCATCCTGGCTAGACTGgcacttctgcagctgaagaaaggTTTCATGTATGATGGCAACCAG CTGCTAAAGAAAGTTATCAGAATTGGAGATacctcctgcctcctgccaATCATGGACATTTTCAGAGATGAAGACAGGAAGCTGATGCAAACTCACTGCCATTTCAGAGCACTGACCATCCTGAGGGACAAGCAGGATGAGGCTGACATCAAGGAGGCCATTGCCTACCTCTCCTTTGCCATCATTGCTGCAG GTGGTTATGCTGAAGATTGTCTTCTGATCAGGGCAGGATGTTATGGGCGCCTTGgtcagaagaaaacagctatTTTTGATTTTAATGCCATCCTAAAGGAGGATCCCAGGAATATGCAGGCTCTGAGTGGACGAGGATTCATCTACCttgctctgaagcagcagaag GAAGCAGTGCAAGATTTGATCTCGGCGCTGAAGGTGGAGGCAGGAGTAGTGATCCCAGCAATCCTGTCTTTAAAGCATGAAGCCCAAGGCCTGGTCACTCAGTGGCTTCTGCAGCACGGCAGGACAGCATTAACTGAGCTGCTTGCTACTAAAGACCTCCCAAAACAAGAAACCCTCAGGGAGCTTCTCCTGGTTGCAAAAGCACTAATTAAAATTTGCAAGGATTCCCAATATCACATCTTCTACACGGATGTTTTGATTGCAAAGGGTAA GTATGAAGAGGCCCGTGACCACCTCCGGGAGGCATTTCGCCACTGTCCTGCTGATGACTTTGCCACTGCCAgactggctgtgctgcagctgaagaagagGAACATGCCAGTGGCAGCTCACTCCTTCAGCATCCTAGCCAAGAGAGATGAAAGGGAGTTGGGGTTCCTCCTGAACTTCATAGATGCTAAGCAACAGCAGCATCTCGCTCAG GTGGCAGCCCAGGAAGGAAATGTGCTGATGAAAGAGCACCGCTATGAGAAGGCTCTGGGCTACTACACCCTGGCTGTCCTGACAAGCAGAGACAACCCGCGGTACCTCCGGCGCAGAGCTGCCTGCCTCACACACCTGAAAAAATACCACAGAGCTATAAAAGATATGGAGAAAGTGATCCAGAGGCATGGCCACAACAGCCTTAAAACACGTGTGGAAGATCACTGCTCCCAAGGCCACCTGCTGCTGTTGGTGGctgaggaagaagcagctgttCAGCAGTATATCGAGGCACTGCAGTTGGAGGAGTCTGTGGCATTGCACAGCATCATGAATGGCCCTGGCAGGGAAATTTTAACCAAAACATTTCATAAGATTGCACAGtataattttgaaatgcagcatTATGAAGAGGCCTGGAAAATCACAGACTATGGTCTTAAAATTGATAAAAATACTGAacttaaaaagctgaaaacgAGACTGAAGCGAGAGGCATCGAGCTGTAGCATACATTAG